Proteins encoded together in one Lepisosteus oculatus isolate fLepOcu1 chromosome 2, fLepOcu1.hap2, whole genome shotgun sequence window:
- the vgll4l gene encoding vestigial like 4 like, whose product MAVTNFHYITRMNSGFKVYILEGQPSLRTEDRYRHLAHRAGVPPVYPIKRKHSPERGPAVEDRAVKVRRSSLALISKERALFGSATRSFQRQPSLSPATPPQTPTVTTTTRSPARRLPSPLYAGPPMDEPLALIKKPGYCSPTEGTVPSMDAKPHSPTTTRVQIRPSVITCVSSSARAASSSPEVRSSPCSSASSPPACDPVVEEHFRRSLGLHYREADSSALPVSVSVDDHFAKALGDKWLKLRASSPPGSPSYGSSPSRGYSPHSPAGTSSP is encoded by the exons ATGGCTGTAACCAATTTCCACTACATCACGCGCATGAACAGTGGATTCAAAGTTTACATCTTAGAAG GGCAGCCCAGCCTGAGGACGGAGGACCGGTACCGACACCTGGCCCACAGGGCGGGCGTGCCGCCCGTCTATCCCATCAAGCGCAAGCACAGCCCCGAGCGCGGCCCGGCGGTGGAGGACCGAGCCGTGAAAGTGCGCCGCTCGTCCCTGGCCCTCATCTC GAAGGAGCGGGCGCTGTTCGGCAGTGCCACCCGCAGCTTCCAGCGGCAGCCCAGCCTCAGCCCCGCCACGCCGCCGCAGACGCCCACGGTGACCACCACCACCAGGAGCCCCGCCCGCCGGCTGCCCAGCCCCCTGTACGCCGGGCCTCCCATGGACGAGCCGCTGGCGCTCATCAAGAAGCCCGGCTACTGCTCGCCCACGGAGGGCACGGTGCCCAGCATGGACGCCAAGCCCCACAGCCCCACCACCACCCGGGTACAG ATCCGGCCCTCGGTGATCACCTGCGTGTCCTCCAGCGCCCGGGCGGCCAGCTCGTCTCCCGAGGTCCGGTCAAGCCCCTGCTCTTCCG CCTCCTCGCCCCCGGCCTGCGACCCCGTGGTGGAGGAGCACTTCCGGCGCAGCCTGGGCCTCCACTACCGCGAGGCGGACTCCAGCGCCCTGCCGGTCAGCGTGTCCGTGGACGACCACTTCGCCAAGGCGCTGGGCGACAAGTGGCTGAAGCTCAGGGCCTCCTCGCCCCCCGGCAGCCCCAGCTACGGCTCCTCGCCCAGCCGGGGGTACAGCCCCCACAGCCCCGCCGGGACGTCCTCCCCGTAA